A genomic stretch from Solanum stenotomum isolate F172 chromosome 8, ASM1918654v1, whole genome shotgun sequence includes:
- the LOC125873738 gene encoding uncharacterized protein LOC125873738, translating into MAPYEALYGRRCRSPIGCFEVGEAKLIGLDLVHQAMEKVKIIQERQKTTLSLQKSYTDVRESDLEFEVDDLVYLRRACNIAYELELPSELATVHLMVIVSMPKKCMGDPSLIVPTGNICIKDNLYYEEIPIQILDRQDNLYLAGFAI; encoded by the exons ATGGCTCCCTATGAGGCTCTGTATGGGCGAAGGTGTAGATCGCCTATTGGTTGCTTTGAGGTCGGTGAAGCCAAGTTGATAGGGCTAGACTTGGTCCATCAAGCCATGGAGAAGGTGAAGATTATCCAGGAAAGGCAAAAAACAACTCTGAGTCTTCAAAAATCCTATACAGATGTTAGGGAAAgtgacttagaatttgaagttgatgaTTTGGTCTACCtgag GAGGGCTTGCAatatagcttatgagttggagctaccttCAGAATTAGCAACAGTTCATCTGATGGTTATTGTATCCATGCCAAAGAAATGTATGGGTGATCCTTCACTCATAGTACCTACtggaaatatttgtattaaggACAACCTATATTATGAAGAAATACCTATTCAGATCCTTGATCGTCAGGACAACCTATATCTAGCAGGGTTTGCAATATaa